A DNA window from uncultured Methanoregula sp. contains the following coding sequences:
- a CDS encoding ATP synthase subunit A, with amino-acid sequence MEVKGKQAKETKQGVLKRIAGPVVTAVNLDAHMYDVVKVGKEALMGEVIKIQGDSVIIQVYEDTSGIRPGEPVTNTGLSLAVELGPGLLTSIYDGIQRPLEVLVDKMGNFIQRGVTAPGLSHEKKWTFKPVVKAGDKVEPGAILGEVQETNIVQKIMLPPNVKAGVVKTIKSGDFTIDEIICVLEDGREYPMIQRWPVRVPRPVREKKNPTIPLITGQRILDGLFPIAKGGTAAIPGPFGSGKTVTQQQLAKWSDAEIVVYIGCGERGNEMTEVLTEFPHLEDPKSGKPLMERTVLIANTSNMPVAAREASVYTGITIAEYFRDMGYDVSLMADSTSRWAEAMREISSRLEEMPGEEGYPAYLAARLSEFYERAGLVETLNGASGSVSVIGAVSPPGGDFSEPVTQNTLRIVKVFWALDAKLSQRRHFPAINWLNSYSLYLEALHDYYDREVSPDWNKIRSWAMEVLQKEAELQEIVQLVGSDALPESEQVTIEVARMIREIFLQQNAYDAVDTFCDMKKQYDMMKAIKTFADLAYAAQLAGVSPAQINTVKAKNELPQIKFIKEYKPELAKIEKQMDAEFNTLRSAA; translated from the coding sequence GTGGAAGTAAAAGGAAAACAAGCAAAAGAGACAAAACAAGGGGTCCTGAAAAGGATCGCCGGCCCTGTCGTTACGGCAGTCAACCTTGACGCCCACATGTACGATGTGGTGAAGGTCGGCAAAGAAGCGCTGATGGGAGAAGTCATCAAGATCCAGGGCGATAGCGTCATCATCCAGGTATACGAGGATACGTCAGGTATCCGCCCGGGTGAACCGGTCACCAACACCGGTCTGTCGCTCGCGGTTGAACTTGGTCCTGGTCTCCTGACCAGTATCTACGATGGCATCCAGCGTCCTCTGGAAGTTCTCGTGGACAAGATGGGCAACTTCATCCAGCGTGGTGTAACCGCTCCCGGCCTTTCCCATGAAAAGAAGTGGACCTTCAAGCCGGTCGTGAAAGCCGGTGACAAGGTCGAACCGGGCGCGATCCTCGGCGAAGTTCAGGAAACGAACATCGTCCAGAAGATCATGCTCCCCCCCAACGTGAAGGCAGGCGTTGTCAAGACGATCAAGAGCGGGGACTTCACCATTGACGAGATCATCTGTGTTCTCGAAGACGGCCGCGAATACCCGATGATCCAGCGCTGGCCTGTCCGTGTCCCCCGCCCCGTGAGAGAGAAGAAGAATCCGACGATTCCCCTGATCACCGGTCAGCGTATCCTCGACGGTCTTTTCCCGATTGCAAAAGGCGGTACCGCCGCAATTCCCGGCCCGTTCGGGAGCGGCAAGACCGTTACCCAGCAGCAGCTGGCCAAGTGGTCGGATGCCGAGATCGTGGTCTACATCGGCTGCGGTGAACGCGGCAACGAGATGACGGAAGTTCTGACCGAGTTCCCGCATCTCGAAGACCCCAAGTCCGGAAAGCCCCTCATGGAGCGGACGGTGCTCATCGCAAACACCTCCAACATGCCGGTCGCTGCCCGTGAAGCATCGGTATACACCGGTATCACCATCGCGGAATACTTCCGTGACATGGGGTACGACGTATCCCTGATGGCAGACTCGACTTCCCGCTGGGCAGAAGCCATGCGTGAGATCTCCTCGCGTCTCGAAGAGATGCCCGGAGAAGAAGGATATCCTGCATACCTTGCAGCCCGTCTCTCGGAATTCTACGAGCGGGCCGGCCTTGTCGAGACCCTCAACGGGGCATCCGGGTCGGTCTCGGTTATCGGGGCAGTATCCCCACCCGGCGGAGACTTCTCGGAACCGGTCACCCAGAACACCCTGCGTATCGTGAAAGTCTTCTGGGCACTGGATGCAAAACTCTCCCAGCGCCGGCACTTCCCGGCTATCAACTGGCTCAACTCATACTCGCTCTATCTCGAGGCTCTCCACGACTATTACGACCGGGAAGTCTCACCCGACTGGAACAAGATCCGGTCCTGGGCCATGGAAGTTCTCCAGAAGGAAGCCGAACTCCAGGAGATCGTGCAGCTCGTCGGTTCCGACGCCCTGCCCGAATCAGAGCAGGTGACAATTGAAGTTGCCCGTATGATCCGTGAGATTTTCCTCCAGCAGAATGCGTACGACGCAGTCGACACGTTCTGTGATATGAAGAAACAGTACGACATGATGAAGGCGATCAAGACCTTCGCAGACCTTGCCTACGCAGCCCAGCTCGCTGGTGTCAGCCCGGCACAGATCAACACAGTCAAGGCAAAGAATGAATTGCCCCAGATCAAGTTCATCAAGGAGTACAAGCCCGAACTCGCCAAGATCGAGAAGCAGATGGACGCTGAGTTCAACACCCTGAGGTCGGCAGCATGA
- a CDS encoding V-type ATP synthase subunit F has protein sequence MEIAVIGNSEFILGFRLAGIRKTYAAENDEKLTEHVTSVLADNDVGILVLNSSDMDRIPRKLRVTLENSVKPTVIAIGGEEGGLSMRERIKRSVGVDLWK, from the coding sequence ATGGAGATCGCAGTTATCGGCAACAGTGAGTTCATCCTCGGGTTCCGGCTCGCAGGCATCCGCAAGACCTATGCTGCGGAGAACGACGAGAAACTGACCGAACATGTCACCAGCGTTCTCGCGGACAACGATGTCGGCATCCTTGTCCTCAACAGCAGCGATATGGACCGCATTCCCCGGAAACTTCGCGTTACTCTGGAAAACTCCGTAAAACCAACGGTGATTGCCATTGGAGGCGAAGAGGGGGGACTCTCCATGCGGGAGAGAATCAAGAGATCGGTGGGTGTTGATCTGTGGAAGTAA
- a CDS encoding V-type ATP synthase subunit C: MGVNISAPYIYVCTRMRMRKSKLLPKEEYQRMLNMSVSEITRIIGETEYKQEIDELGTTFKGIDLIEVALSWNLAKEYQKIQEITPGTLKQFTQVYLRRWDIQNVLTILRGKMQGEKPGKIKEILVPAGSLDKTILDRMLSEESPDRVIEMLKAHRMYPVLAREYPAAKEAGSFSHMENELYKHLYANIINDAKTGVKGGAPFLAYIQLEIDIKNVKTLFRLRADTIQEDARDMFIPGGSLTVTDFASLNAIKDTNEFIDMLKANIRNDDLHALLDELKGKAQVHDIEARLTRVQLAQMEKMSKRNPFSIHPILVYLEKKKYEVFNLRALARGKESKLPSEKIVDYLVM, translated from the coding sequence ATGGGTGTGAATATCTCAGCACCGTACATTTACGTGTGTACCAGGATGCGGATGAGGAAATCCAAGCTCCTCCCCAAAGAGGAGTACCAGCGGATGCTCAACATGAGCGTCTCCGAAATCACCCGTATCATCGGAGAAACCGAATACAAACAGGAGATCGACGAGCTCGGGACCACGTTCAAGGGAATCGACTTGATCGAAGTCGCGCTCAGCTGGAACCTTGCCAAGGAATACCAGAAGATTCAGGAGATCACCCCCGGAACCTTAAAACAGTTCACGCAGGTGTATCTCCGGCGCTGGGACATTCAGAATGTCTTAACCATCCTGCGGGGCAAGATGCAGGGTGAGAAACCCGGTAAGATCAAGGAGATCCTTGTTCCCGCCGGCAGCCTTGACAAGACTATCCTTGACCGGATGCTCTCCGAGGAGAGTCCCGACCGGGTCATCGAGATGCTCAAGGCTCACCGGATGTACCCGGTGCTCGCACGGGAGTATCCCGCAGCAAAGGAAGCCGGCTCGTTCTCCCACATGGAGAATGAACTCTACAAGCACCTCTACGCAAACATCATCAACGATGCGAAGACCGGTGTCAAAGGGGGAGCCCCGTTCCTTGCCTATATCCAGCTCGAGATAGACATCAAGAACGTGAAAACCCTCTTCCGGCTCCGAGCGGATACCATCCAGGAGGATGCCCGCGATATGTTCATCCCCGGCGGCAGTCTCACGGTGACGGACTTTGCAAGCCTGAATGCCATCAAGGACACAAACGAGTTCATTGATATGCTCAAGGCCAACATCCGCAACGATGACCTGCACGCACTGCTCGATGAACTGAAAGGAAAGGCACAGGTCCACGATATCGAGGCCCGGCTCACCCGCGTGCAGCTGGCCCAGATGGAGAAGATGAGTAAGCGCAATCCGTTCTCCATCCACCCGATCCTCGTGTATCTGGAGAAGAAGAAGTACGAAGTCTTCAACCTGCGGGCGCTGGCACGGGGAAAGGAGTCAAAACTCCCCTCGGAGAAGATCGTGGATTACCTGGTGATGTAA
- a CDS encoding V-type ATP synthase subunit E family protein — protein MGLEAVVEEIRAKGRSEGDKVRAESKAEADQILAAATKKSDAIKIAAEEEVAKQATHLVSQDVSAANLLVKRELLNTQKALLDQVYEATRKEIAALPESFHREAIKKLLTEAKKEIPSGTISCNARDVPTAKAVLAEHAEFAGFKVGEPVDIDGGILIEGEGGALQIDYSYRTFLARVWESGLKDASDILFG, from the coding sequence ATGGGACTGGAAGCAGTAGTAGAAGAAATCAGGGCAAAAGGCAGATCCGAGGGGGATAAGGTCAGGGCCGAATCTAAGGCCGAAGCAGACCAGATTCTCGCAGCCGCCACCAAGAAGTCTGACGCGATCAAGATCGCAGCCGAAGAGGAAGTTGCAAAACAGGCAACCCACCTTGTCAGCCAGGACGTCTCGGCGGCAAACCTGCTCGTCAAGCGGGAGCTTCTCAACACGCAGAAAGCACTCCTCGACCAGGTGTACGAGGCCACCCGGAAAGAGATCGCCGCACTCCCTGAAAGCTTCCATCGTGAAGCCATCAAGAAACTCCTCACCGAGGCCAAGAAAGAGATCCCCTCCGGTACGATCTCCTGCAATGCCCGCGATGTTCCGACTGCAAAGGCAGTCCTCGCCGAGCATGCTGAGTTTGCCGGGTTCAAGGTCGGCGAACCGGTCGACATTGACGGCGGGATCCTGATCGAAGGTGAGGGGGGTGCACTGCAGATTGATTACAGCTATCGCACATTCCTTGCACGTGTCTGGGAATCCGGGTTGAAGGATGCATCTGATATCCTGTTTGGATAA
- a CDS encoding ATPase, producing the protein MAAEVVAVAATDLATIQASQMGMKAIGAGLAVGLTGVGTGVAEMGIGAAAVGAIAENKDFFGLGLLFTVIPETIVIFGLVVGLLLLF; encoded by the coding sequence ATGGCAGCAGAAGTAGTAGCAGTAGCAGCAACAGATCTCGCAACGATTCAGGCATCGCAGATGGGAATGAAGGCAATCGGCGCCGGGCTTGCCGTTGGTCTTACCGGTGTCGGTACCGGTGTGGCTGAGATGGGTATCGGTGCAGCAGCAGTCGGTGCAATCGCCGAGAACAAGGACTTCTTCGGTCTGGGCCTTCTCTTCACCGTTATTCCGGAAACCATCGTTATCTTCGGTCTCGTCGTCGGTCTCCTTCTGTTGTTCTAA
- a CDS encoding V-type ATP synthase subunit I, with translation MLKPEQMSRLLIAASRDQMAPVITELYRHNLFHIEEYVDQGQEGYEGFKIGTPLPGASEKSADLIKIRAITSAVSVQCDEIDSANTCKRVELKSKIERELPVLEQEVEDLTVRRSKLDAKLKEFEQKIGEITPFVSIPVDLDLYHGYRRFTVLAGYVPAEISLSVPCEIHFSKGKEKNFLVVVVPNEQRGEVERTLQEAGFQSVSIPEESGSPQSRLDYYSGQVQELAKEIAGINVKLEDVKKKHAEFLAACEEYLKSEVEQTEAPLRFATTKQTFVAEGWVPSDKVESVSNSLVQVTGGKIYVTVLPTDLEHDSVPVEYNNPNFAKPAQMLMDVYSRPKYTEVDPTLMLAIVFPIFFGLILGDVGYGLILLLMCFGLRKMMKGEDGQMFLKVLRNAAISSIIFGLLFSECLGFELPWHPIIFSRHLLIGGGAEGGAGPAIPALMIMSIWIGILHITLGRVLGMYNHAKQDHGTHRTKAVVANFGWLAVMWGILIAIWSNVAMPYMPNLTKLPVVAAGFNVGTFIGGALILIGVICIAWDSVLEVIELPTIISHVLSYARLVAVGLSSVAIAMVVNYMAIGMFIKPQLANLTIVGVFIILVGVIIFLLGHTLNLALGILGGGLHSIRLHYVEFFTKFYKGGGKKYVPFGMKRKFTED, from the coding sequence ATGTTAAAGCCTGAGCAGATGAGCCGGCTCCTCATCGCAGCCTCGCGGGACCAGATGGCCCCGGTTATTACGGAACTCTACCGTCATAATCTGTTCCACATCGAGGAATATGTCGATCAGGGACAGGAAGGCTACGAGGGCTTTAAGATAGGTACACCTCTTCCGGGAGCAAGCGAAAAGTCCGCGGATCTCATCAAGATCCGGGCCATCACGAGTGCGGTATCCGTTCAGTGTGATGAGATCGATTCGGCTAATACCTGCAAGCGGGTCGAGCTGAAATCGAAGATCGAACGGGAGCTTCCGGTTCTTGAACAGGAAGTCGAGGATCTGACGGTCCGACGCTCAAAACTTGACGCAAAACTCAAGGAGTTCGAGCAGAAGATTGGAGAGATCACCCCGTTTGTGAGCATTCCGGTTGACCTGGATCTGTATCACGGTTACAGAAGATTCACGGTCCTTGCCGGCTATGTTCCAGCGGAAATTTCACTTTCCGTGCCCTGTGAAATACACTTTTCCAAGGGCAAAGAGAAAAATTTCCTCGTTGTCGTTGTTCCAAACGAACAGCGGGGAGAAGTCGAACGCACGCTCCAGGAGGCAGGGTTCCAGTCAGTTTCCATTCCTGAAGAATCCGGTTCCCCGCAGTCGCGTCTCGATTACTACTCAGGGCAGGTCCAGGAACTCGCAAAAGAGATCGCCGGGATCAATGTAAAACTCGAGGATGTCAAGAAGAAGCATGCCGAGTTCCTTGCAGCCTGCGAGGAGTACCTGAAATCAGAAGTCGAACAGACCGAAGCACCGCTCCGGTTTGCGACAACAAAACAGACCTTTGTTGCAGAGGGGTGGGTTCCTTCGGACAAGGTCGAATCTGTCAGCAACTCGCTGGTTCAGGTAACCGGTGGCAAAATCTATGTCACGGTGCTCCCGACCGATCTCGAGCACGACTCGGTACCGGTTGAGTACAACAACCCGAACTTTGCAAAACCCGCACAGATGCTCATGGACGTTTATTCCCGCCCCAAGTACACCGAAGTCGACCCGACGCTGATGCTCGCCATCGTGTTCCCGATCTTCTTTGGTCTGATTCTCGGGGATGTCGGTTACGGCCTGATTCTTCTTCTGATGTGCTTTGGCCTGCGGAAGATGATGAAAGGCGAAGACGGGCAGATGTTCTTGAAAGTGCTCCGGAATGCAGCCATCTCAAGCATCATATTTGGTCTGCTTTTCAGCGAGTGTCTTGGATTCGAACTCCCGTGGCACCCGATTATCTTCTCCCGACACCTGCTCATTGGTGGCGGCGCAGAAGGCGGTGCTGGCCCGGCAATTCCCGCACTGATGATCATGTCCATCTGGATCGGTATCCTGCACATCACGCTCGGCCGGGTCCTTGGCATGTATAATCACGCAAAGCAGGATCACGGCACCCACCGCACCAAGGCGGTTGTGGCCAATTTCGGCTGGCTCGCTGTGATGTGGGGTATCCTCATCGCCATCTGGTCGAACGTGGCAATGCCGTATATGCCGAACCTTACCAAACTGCCGGTTGTGGCAGCCGGATTCAATGTCGGCACATTCATCGGAGGAGCGCTCATCCTTATCGGTGTCATCTGCATTGCATGGGATTCCGTTCTTGAAGTTATCGAACTGCCCACCATCATCTCCCACGTGCTCTCCTATGCACGTCTCGTGGCAGTCGGGCTTTCATCCGTTGCCATCGCGATGGTCGTCAATTACATGGCAATCGGGATGTTCATCAAGCCCCAGCTCGCAAATCTCACTATTGTCGGTGTGTTCATCATCCTTGTCGGTGTCATCATTTTCCTGCTCGGGCATACCCTGAACCTGGCACTTGGCATCCTGGGTGGCGGACTCCACTCGATCCGTTTGCACTATGTTGAATTCTTCACCAAGTTCTACAAAGGTGGAGGCAAGAAGTACGTTCCATTCGGAATGAAAAGAAAATTTACGGAGGATTAA
- a CDS encoding ATPase — MKTEVLRDIKKAEEEYQAMISKAQEEKKTKHSQAELEADNLVTKAQSNAEQYKKLKLEEARHQAALKHAEIIKGGNQRAAALKAKGEQNLSKAVQLLVLRFKEQLHVKA; from the coding sequence ATGAAGACTGAGGTCCTAAGAGACATCAAGAAAGCTGAAGAAGAGTACCAGGCCATGATCAGCAAGGCTCAGGAAGAGAAGAAGACGAAGCATTCTCAGGCCGAGCTCGAAGCTGATAATCTGGTAACAAAAGCGCAGAGCAATGCAGAACAATACAAAAAGCTGAAACTGGAAGAAGCACGGCACCAGGCGGCACTTAAGCACGCTGAAATCATCAAAGGCGGTAATCAGCGCGCAGCAGCACTCAAGGCGAAAGGCGAACAGAACCTTTCAAAGGCAGTGCAGCTGCTGGTTTTGCGGTTTAAGGAGCAGCTGCATGTTAAAGCCTGA
- a CDS encoding alpha/beta hydrolase has translation MIYPLADEFLLISGEHSFLLAGRVGDRFGLRIETFDGEYSQTVDPDDIVAVSAPEGGALEPACMLAEFVRTYRMPLIVLPKDHPGSKRFSYLVSVGPIINTSCTIRRGTHPEQHLICSSNELTGLVLTGHAGSVEISGVPGNATIRYIKNRIITEFY, from the coding sequence ATGATCTATCCACTGGCTGATGAGTTCCTGCTCATCAGTGGGGAGCACTCTTTTTTGCTTGCCGGACGGGTGGGCGACCGGTTCGGCCTGCGTATCGAGACGTTTGACGGCGAGTACAGCCAGACGGTAGATCCAGATGACATTGTTGCCGTCTCGGCGCCGGAAGGCGGGGCCCTTGAACCGGCCTGTATGCTTGCCGAGTTTGTCCGGACATACCGGATGCCCCTCATCGTCCTCCCGAAAGATCATCCCGGCTCAAAACGCTTTTCCTATCTTGTGTCGGTCGGGCCCATCATCAATACCAGTTGTACAATCCGCAGGGGCACCCATCCGGAACAGCATCTCATCTGTTCCAGTAACGAGCTGACCGGACTCGTATTGACAGGGCATGCCGGAAGTGTTGAGATCTCCGGTGTGCCCGGAAATGCGACCATAAGATACATAAAAAACCGGATAATAACCGAATTTTACTGA
- a CDS encoding type II secretion system F family protein — MIVREYVRRWINRDPIRYSTLHADMLSARVGLTLEQYVWRALRISLVVGVLFAIIGYFASYLLMFHMLTTRGGIYNVLNIPLPVFFDTIYPTEYIQLVAIIISFFVGGYLGYLAVLKLPAIEKGNRAIKINLTLHNAVAYMYAMRKGGAQLMVIFRCLSDRADIYGEVALEFRQIVRDSDFFGYDVVTAIRHLAETTPSEKLKLFLDDLLSVIEGGGDMSDFLNTRVRIYQEEAKFEQKQFLNVLSLVAESYVTLFVAGPLFLIIIMVVMGLVGGSAILQLSLVTYAVMPIGSLIFILLIDLISIKGEKTERFTKVKWLHTFTDVRIRKKENEEYQVEQLKKYDRVRNIVHNLKHPFEGFVMNVNNTFYVTIPVAVCYLILVFINVPHYRSMETYIGVVDDHIIIAILIILIPYAIFHELWSRKVLGIQELIPDFLERMSGINQVGLTVAQAIGIMVNTNLGLLSYEIRRIKRDMDWGANFTEALMRFEQRISTPAIARTVTLITKASEMSGQIGEVLSIASSDAKMSEVLKKKRLAEMFIYTAIVYLSFFVFLFVVAILVTQFLPVLSQVKPSGMPSTGAMAGMGGAIQIDVFGRLLYHACLVEALFSGLIAGQMGESSLASGVKHSCILLVIALIGFNFFVFTHVTA, encoded by the coding sequence ATGATAGTACGAGAATACGTCCGCAGATGGATCAATCGCGATCCGATAAGATATAGCACCCTGCACGCCGATATGCTCTCCGCCCGGGTAGGGCTGACACTGGAGCAGTATGTCTGGCGGGCGCTCAGGATCTCCCTCGTAGTCGGTGTTCTTTTTGCGATTATCGGGTACTTTGCCAGTTACCTGCTGATGTTCCATATGCTGACTACCCGTGGGGGCATCTACAATGTTCTCAATATCCCGCTCCCGGTCTTCTTTGATACGATTTATCCCACCGAGTACATCCAGCTGGTCGCCATTATCATCTCTTTTTTTGTCGGGGGTTACCTCGGGTATCTCGCAGTCCTGAAACTCCCTGCGATCGAGAAAGGTAACCGGGCCATCAAGATCAACCTCACCCTGCACAACGCAGTCGCCTACATGTATGCGATGCGGAAAGGTGGCGCCCAGCTGATGGTCATCTTCCGCTGCCTCTCGGACCGGGCAGATATCTATGGCGAGGTTGCCCTTGAGTTCCGGCAGATCGTAAGGGACTCCGACTTTTTCGGGTATGACGTTGTCACCGCCATCCGTCATCTGGCCGAGACCACCCCTTCTGAAAAACTCAAACTCTTCCTTGACGATCTTCTCTCAGTTATCGAAGGTGGCGGGGACATGTCGGATTTCCTTAATACGAGAGTAAGGATCTATCAGGAGGAGGCAAAATTCGAACAGAAGCAGTTCTTAAACGTATTATCCCTTGTCGCTGAATCGTATGTCACCCTCTTTGTCGCAGGACCGCTCTTCCTCATCATCATCATGGTTGTCATGGGACTTGTGGGAGGGAGTGCCATACTCCAGCTCTCGCTTGTCACCTATGCGGTCATGCCGATCGGGTCACTCATCTTCATCCTCTTAATCGATCTCATCTCCATCAAAGGAGAGAAGACCGAGCGGTTCACCAAGGTGAAGTGGCTGCATACCTTTACCGATGTCAGGATCCGTAAGAAAGAGAACGAAGAGTACCAGGTAGAACAGCTCAAGAAATACGACCGGGTCCGAAACATCGTCCACAACCTCAAGCACCCCTTTGAGGGGTTCGTCATGAACGTCAACAATACCTTTTACGTGACGATCCCCGTTGCAGTATGTTATCTTATCCTTGTTTTCATCAATGTCCCGCACTACCGGAGCATGGAGACGTACATCGGCGTTGTCGATGATCACATTATCATAGCCATCCTGATTATTCTCATCCCATATGCTATCTTCCACGAGCTCTGGTCCCGAAAGGTCCTGGGAATCCAGGAGCTGATTCCCGATTTCCTAGAACGGATGTCGGGCATCAACCAGGTAGGTCTGACTGTTGCCCAGGCAATCGGGATCATGGTGAACACAAACCTCGGGCTGCTCAGTTATGAGATCCGGCGGATCAAGCGGGATATGGACTGGGGCGCTAATTTTACCGAAGCACTCATGAGGTTCGAACAGCGGATCAGCACCCCGGCGATTGCCCGTACCGTCACCCTGATCACCAAAGCCAGCGAGATGAGCGGCCAGATCGGGGAGGTGCTCTCAATTGCATCGAGCGATGCCAAGATGTCCGAAGTGCTGAAGAAAAAGCGGCTTGCAGAGATGTTTATTTATACGGCAATCGTGTATCTCTCATTCTTCGTCTTCCTGTTTGTAGTGGCAATTCTTGTCACCCAGTTCCTGCCGGTGCTCAGCCAGGTCAAGCCATCAGGAATGCCTTCGACCGGGGCTATGGCCGGTATGGGGGGAGCAATCCAGATCGATGTTTTCGGGCGCCTCCTTTACCATGCATGTCTCGTGGAGGCCCTCTTCTCAGGACTCATCGCCGGCCAGATGGGTGAATCATCTCTCGCCAGCGGGGTGAAACACTCCTGCATCCTCCTCGTTATCGCTCTTATCGGGTTCAACTTCTTCGTCTTTACTCATGTCACCGCATAA
- a CDS encoding type II/IV secretion system ATPase subunit, which yields MRIPGFFNSLTHKNHPEGEDSKEPDPEAEQQEVPAPKKNTSSYLRYFNFLKSPEKIVFKEYDFDRDGPLTEADLPENFEYVDDYWVEKGRSLVVIALNKKTNLQEYLLFEPSLSDFEYELLERLHEDLRDVLILATEDLKKDRQHILLDKIHRLIFDYGLELEPTSLFKLQYYLIRNFIGWSRIDPLMKDPFLEDISCDGNKVPIFLYHRKYRNIKTNIMFDSDVLNSLAIALAQRSGKHISTGSPIIDATLPDGSRLQLTFGSEVTTRGTSFTIRKFREEPFSPVELMEIGTFNADALVYFWIAIENNKSLIFIGGTASGKTSSLNAVSLFIPPVAKVVSIEDTREITLFHDNWIASVTREALTEGGNAINMFDLLRSAMRQRPEYIIVGEVRGPEAQTLFQAMNTGHTTFSTMHAGTVDAAIHRLESEPLNVPRNMMQALNIISVQALIFRGVERVRRVQEIVEITGIDPSTGNLQVNNVFLYDPVKDVFSYTGRSQVYSDIADRRGWTKDQLESEVSLRKSVLSAMRQQEITDYISVASLFHAYNIDAKGVLANIGDLRKVLQ from the coding sequence ATGCGGATACCAGGTTTTTTCAATTCACTAACCCATAAAAATCATCCTGAGGGGGAGGACAGTAAAGAACCGGATCCCGAAGCTGAACAGCAAGAGGTACCGGCACCAAAAAAAAATACATCATCGTACCTCCGGTATTTCAATTTCTTAAAAAGCCCAGAAAAAATTGTTTTCAAGGAATACGATTTTGATCGGGACGGTCCGCTCACGGAAGCCGATCTTCCAGAAAATTTCGAATATGTTGATGATTACTGGGTTGAGAAGGGTCGCTCGCTCGTAGTCATTGCCTTAAACAAGAAGACAAACCTGCAGGAATACCTCCTGTTCGAGCCATCCCTCTCGGATTTCGAGTACGAACTTCTCGAACGGCTTCATGAAGACCTCCGGGATGTGCTGATTCTCGCCACCGAAGATCTGAAAAAGGATCGTCAGCACATCCTGCTGGATAAGATCCACCGTCTCATCTTCGATTACGGTCTCGAACTTGAACCCACATCCCTCTTCAAGCTCCAGTATTATCTTATCCGGAACTTTATCGGGTGGTCCCGCATCGATCCCCTGATGAAGGACCCGTTTCTCGAAGATATTTCCTGTGATGGCAACAAGGTTCCCATCTTCCTGTACCACCGGAAATACCGGAATATCAAGACCAACATTATGTTCGATTCCGATGTCCTGAACTCACTCGCCATCGCGCTTGCCCAGCGTTCAGGCAAACACATCTCCACGGGATCGCCCATCATCGATGCCACCCTTCCTGACGGTTCACGGTTGCAGCTTACCTTCGGCTCGGAGGTCACGACCCGGGGAACATCGTTCACGATACGGAAATTCCGGGAAGAGCCGTTTTCCCCGGTCGAACTTATGGAGATCGGGACGTTCAACGCTGACGCCCTTGTTTATTTCTGGATAGCGATCGAGAACAACAAAAGCCTCATCTTCATTGGAGGAACCGCATCGGGGAAGACCTCATCCCTCAACGCCGTATCGCTTTTCATCCCGCCGGTTGCAAAAGTGGTCAGCATTGAAGACACGCGGGAGATTACCCTGTTTCACGACAACTGGATCGCAAGCGTGACGCGGGAAGCACTGACTGAGGGGGGCAATGCCATCAACATGTTCGATCTCCTCCGCTCCGCAATGCGCCAGCGGCCTGAGTATATCATTGTCGGCGAAGTCCGTGGCCCTGAGGCCCAGACGCTCTTCCAGGCAATGAACACCGGTCACACAACCTTTTCAACCATGCATGCGGGAACCGTCGATGCTGCGATTCACCGGTTGGAGAGCGAGCCTCTGAATGTACCGAGGAACATGATGCAGGCGTTAAATATCATCAGCGTCCAGGCATTGATCTTCCGTGGTGTCGAACGAGTCCGCAGGGTCCAGGAGATCGTCGAGATCACTGGTATCGATCCCTCCACCGGAAACCTTCAGGTCAACAATGTCTTCCTGTATGACCCGGTCAAGGATGTCTTCTCCTACACGGGGCGATCTCAGGTCTATTCGGACATTGCCGATAGGCGGGGCTGGACCAAGGACCAGCTTGAATCCGAAGTCAGCCTCCGTAAGTCGGTCCTGAGCGCAATGAGACAGCAGGAAATTACCGATTATATCTCGGTTGCCTCGCTTTTCCATGCGTACAATATCGATGCCAAAGGGGTACTTGCCAATATAGGGGATCTCCGCAAGGTTCTGCAATGA